One genomic region from uncultured Treponema sp. encodes:
- a CDS encoding NYN domain-containing protein yields MEDIARACFVIDGNYTRKGFSHLAQDGIDGNYYSINFAALTEYTASLIEAETGKRCVFSDKKVFMGTNAEFDRENQKFYRALDEAGFQRNTFNLRSQESSNGRLPTLKEEAVDTTIVFNTAKEFYTKSRDERFDTLVLYAGDGDLSVLVSGLKAEGVRVFVIYYDFKTPISITRASQNLLETADKAISISSLLDERVSQQIKSIFTKIDAPEQTFQVHYKPGVRSTFEMATQPFILPEKLIIEGISSCRKDDDGWVLVAQLGKSIEYKMGAKLPFGTKLRAELARYPKTFETKEVPAFSVRVKSAALQHKS; encoded by the coding sequence ATGGAAGACATCGCAAGAGCCTGTTTCGTTATAGACGGAAATTATACAAGAAAAGGCTTTTCACATTTGGCGCAAGACGGAATTGACGGAAATTACTACTCAATAAATTTTGCGGCACTCACAGAATACACGGCTTCTCTTATTGAAGCGGAAACTGGAAAAAGATGCGTGTTCTCTGACAAAAAAGTGTTCATGGGAACAAACGCAGAATTCGACCGTGAAAACCAAAAATTTTACAGGGCACTGGACGAAGCCGGATTTCAGCGCAACACATTCAACTTGCGCTCTCAGGAAAGTTCAAACGGAAGACTTCCAACATTAAAAGAAGAGGCTGTGGACACAACAATCGTTTTCAATACGGCAAAAGAATTCTACACAAAAAGCCGCGATGAACGGTTCGATACGCTTGTTCTTTATGCGGGCGACGGCGACCTTTCAGTTCTTGTTTCAGGATTGAAGGCGGAAGGCGTGCGAGTTTTCGTTATCTATTACGATTTTAAAACGCCAATTTCAATTACAAGAGCTTCGCAGAATTTGCTTGAAACCGCAGACAAGGCAATCAGCATTTCAAGTCTTCTTGATGAACGCGTTTCTCAGCAGATAAAATCAATCTTTACAAAAATAGATGCGCCGGAACAAACATTTCAAGTTCACTACAAACCGGGAGTCAGAAGCACATTTGAAATGGCAACTCAGCCTTTTATTTTGCCTGAAAAACTCATCATAGAAGGAATTTCCAGCTGCCGAAAAGACGATGACGGCTGGGTTCTTGTTGCTCAGCTTGGAAAATCAATTGAATATAAAATGGGCGCAAAGCTTCCGTTTGGAACAAAACTCCGCGCGGAACTTGCAAGATACCCAAAAACTTTTGAAACAAAAGAAGTGCCAGCGTTCAGCGTAAGAGTAAAATCCGCAGCCTTGCAACATAAAAGCTGA